In Papaver somniferum cultivar HN1 chromosome 1, ASM357369v1, whole genome shotgun sequence, a genomic segment contains:
- the LOC113278143 gene encoding calmodulin-binding receptor kinase CaMRLK-like, producing the protein MDFLCKIFFFIFLLSVLAVAESASTSVCNSKDQELVLKAFSSVSGFQPSSVFKSTDKKCKNPPVTEINLPSSNLSGIVSWGFLSKLTQLTSIDLSNNSLKGSVPGGFWLIPSLVHVNLSMNRFGGNIGFESEISSSSSSIQVLNLSNNRFTNSFRLFGFTELKSLDVSNNDLRFFPSGFQSLNKLEYLNLSNCNVSENPKYSISGIHSLKSLDVSVNKMNGSFPSDFPPLTNLKFLNISFNHFTIHSNPYTTKFGKSSFIQAGKIISTSKKSPIPSRKSKEKQKPTVANQNLHKPKSKNRVLILSIVIAAAGSVILIAITSLVICLVLRKRRTEKRKKWAISKPIHPNTAKLDKSSGPFSFETESRTWVADIKEPSSVPVIMFEKPLMNLSFIDLIAATSYFGKESLVAEGGQNGPVYTAVLPGDIHVAIRVLEKVQNLKHDEAAAMFVDLSRLKHPNILPLSGYCIAGKEKLLIYEFMPNGDLHRWLHELPTGQSNVEDWRNDSWQHPNEGSSSSNAIFSANDIKMGWRIRHRIAIGIARGLAYLHHGGSRTVIHGNLKSSNVLLSDDFEPRIADFGITREGEEEITVTAEDDVYCFGVILMELLTGKIVCKEMVKWVRGLVREKEGIQGLDKSLLMLSSDDDSVSEMVECLRVGYLCTAELSKKRPTMQQVVGLLKDLYRASASSSTVVDLIGH; encoded by the exons ATGGATTTCCTCTGCaagattttcttcttcatttttctccTCTCTGTTTTAGCTGTCGCAGAATCTGCTAGTACTAGTGTGTGTAATAGTAAAGACCAAGAGTTGGTTTTGAAAGCTTTTAGCTCTGTTTCTGGATTCCAACCATCTTCAGTGTTTAAATCCACTGATAAGAAGTGTAAAAATCCACCAGTGACGGAAATAAATCTTCCTTCAAGTAATCTGAGCGGAATCGTTTCATGGGGTTTTCTCAGTAAGTTAACTCAGTTAACATCCATTGATCTTTCTAATAACTCGTTAAAAGGCTCTGTTCCTGGTGGGTTTTGGTTGATTCCATCTCTGGTTCATGTTAATCTCTCTATGAATCGGTTTGGTGGGAACATTGGGTTTGAATCAGAAAtcagttcatcttcttcatcgattcAAGTGTTGAATCTCTCGAATAACAGGTTTACGAATTCGTTTCGATTGTTTGGTTTTACAGAGCTGAAGAGTCTTGATGTTTCGAATAACGATTTGAGGTTTTTTCCTTCTGGGTTTCAGAGTTTGAATAAACTTGAATATCTTAATCTCTCAAACTGTAATGTCTCTGAAAACCCAAAATATTCGATTTCTGGGATTCATTCTCTGAAATCATTAGATGTCTCGGTTAACAAAATGAATGGTTCGTTTCCTTCTGATTTCCCTCCACTTACGAATCTCAAGTTTTTGAATATCTCGTTCAATCATTTCACTATTCATTCAAATCCTTATACGACAAAATTCGGTAAATCTTCGTTTATTCAAGCAGGGAAAATTATCAGTACTTCAAAAAAATCTCCAATTCCgtcaagaaaatcaaaagaaaaacaaaaacccacTGTTGCAAACCAGAATTTACACAAACCCAAATCGAAAAACAGAGTTTTGATTCTCAGCATTGTGATTGCAGCAGCAGGAAGTGTGATTTTGATTGCCATTACATCCCTGGTTATTTGTCTAGTATTGAGAAAGAGGAGAACAGAGAAGAGAAAGAAATGGGCAATATCAAAACCGATTCATCCAAACACAGCGAAACTCGATAAATCATCAGGACCATTTTCATTTGAAACAGAGTCAAGAACATGGGTGGCTGATATCAAAGAACCATCTTCAGTACCTGTAATAATGTTCGAGAAGCCATTAATGAATCTAAGTTTCATCGATTTAATCGCTGCTACATCATATTTCGGTAAAGAATCACTTGTAGCTGAAGGTGGTCAAAATGGTCCGGTTTACACCGCTGTTTTACCTGGAGACATTCACGTAGCCATTAGAGTTCTAGAGAAAGTTCAGAATCTGAAACATGATGAAGCTGCTGCCATGTTTGTTGATCTATCCAGATTGAAACATCCCAACATCCTTCCTCTTTCCGGTTACTGTATTGCAG gAAAGGAGAAATTGCTGATATATGAGTTCATGCCAAATGGGGACTTGCATAGGTGGCTACATGAACTTCCAACAGGGCAGTCCAATGTGGAAGACTGGAGGAATGATTCATGGCAACATCCAAATGAGGGAAGCTCCTCCTCAAATGCGATTTTCTCAGCCAATGATATCAAGATGGGTTGGCGGATTAGACACCGGATCGCCATTGGTATAGCCCGCGGACTAGCATACCTGCACCACGGCGGTTCCAGGACAGTAATCCATGGCAATCTAAAGTCCTCAAATGTGTTACTCTCGGACGATTTCGAACCCCGAATTGCCGATTTCGGCATCacaagagaaggagaagaagaaataacGGTGACAGCCGAAGACGACGTTTACTGTTTCGGTGTGATCTTGATGGAACTGTTAACCGGGAAAATTGTGTGTAAAGAGATGGTGAAATGGGTTAGGGGACTGGTTAGAGAAAAGGAAGGAATACAAGGATTAGACAAGAGTTTGTTGATGCTGAGTAGTGATGATGACTCGGTGAGTGAAATGGTCGAGTGTTTACGAGTTGGGTATTTGTGTACAGCCGAGTTGAGCAAGAAAAGACCTACAATGCAACAAGTTGTGGGTCTTTTGAAAGATTTGTATAGGGCTTCTGCTTCTAGTAGTACTGTAGTTGACTTGATTGGTCATTGA